The Mus caroli chromosome 1, CAROLI_EIJ_v1.1, whole genome shotgun sequence genome has a window encoding:
- the Tex35 gene encoding testis-expressed protein 35 isoform X6 encodes MEPKLTQIYDFKGFKQEGLLIRKGMTRELKNELREVREQLTEKMEEIKQIKDIMDKDFDKLYEFVEIMKEMQQDMDEKMDVLINNQKNNKLPFQNQAKEQQKFWQLGKMDKGSQAMITEEPDGVLLARDKNVVPPKPTRNPLESLHPCQSCCQETFTPCLGAFFTLVVWSCFLIYLYFNFAEVEHVLPT; translated from the exons ATGGAACCGAAGCTGACACAA ATATATGATTTCAAAGGATTTAAACAAGAAGGGCTACTCATCAGAAAAGGGATGACTCGGGAGCTGAAG AACGAACTCAGGGAGGTGAGAGAACAACTCACGGAAAAAATGGAAGAGATAAAACAG ATAAAGGATATAATGGACAAAGATTTTGATAAACTTTATGAGTTTGTGGAAATTATGAAG GAAATGCAGCAGGATATGGACGAAAAGATGGATGTTTTAATTAATAATCAGAAGAACAACAAGCT TCCCTTTCAAAACCAAGCCAAGGAGCAGCAGAAATTCTGGCAGCTAGGAAAGATGGACAAAGGCTCCCAGGCCATGATCACAGAAGAACCCGATGGAGTACTATTGGCTCGTGACAAGAATGTGGTGCCACCAAAACCAACGAGGAATCCACTGGAGTCCCTCCATCCATGTCAGAGTTGCTGC CAGGAGACCTTCACACCATGCCTGGGTGCCTTTTTCACCCTTGTCGTCTGGAGCTGCTTTCTAATTTATCTGTACTTCAACTTTGCCGAGGTGGAGCATGTGCTGCCCACCTAG
- the Tex35 gene encoding testis-expressed protein 35 isoform X5: MSAKNAELKKTNLKKNCKAVCMEPKLTQIYDFKGFKQEGLLIRKGMTRELKNELREVREQLTEKMEEIKQEMQQDMDEKMDVLINNQKNNKLPFQNQAKEQQKFWQLGKMDKGSQAMITEEPDGVLLARDKNVVPPKPTRNPLESLHPCQSCCQETFTPCLGAFFTLVVWSCFLIYLYFNFAEVEHVLPT; this comes from the exons ATGTCAGCCAAGAATGCAGAACTGAAGAAAACTAACCTG AAAAAGAACTGCAAGGCTGTTTGCATGGAACCGAAGCTGACACAA ATATATGATTTCAAAGGATTTAAACAAGAAGGGCTACTCATCAGAAAAGGGATGACTCGGGAGCTGAAG AACGAACTCAGGGAGGTGAGAGAACAACTCACGGAAAAAATGGAAGAGATAAAACAG GAAATGCAGCAGGATATGGACGAAAAGATGGATGTTTTAATTAATAATCAGAAGAACAACAAGCT TCCCTTTCAAAACCAAGCCAAGGAGCAGCAGAAATTCTGGCAGCTAGGAAAGATGGACAAAGGCTCCCAGGCCATGATCACAGAAGAACCCGATGGAGTACTATTGGCTCGTGACAAGAATGTGGTGCCACCAAAACCAACGAGGAATCCACTGGAGTCCCTCCATCCATGTCAGAGTTGCTGC CAGGAGACCTTCACACCATGCCTGGGTGCCTTTTTCACCCTTGTCGTCTGGAGCTGCTTTCTAATTTATCTGTACTTCAACTTTGCCGAGGTGGAGCATGTGCTGCCCACCTAG
- the Tex35 gene encoding testis-expressed protein 35 isoform X2: MSAKNAELKKTNLKKNCKAVCMEPKLTQIYDFKGFKQEGLLIRKGMTRELKNELREVREQLTEKMEEIKQIKDIMDKDFDKLYEFVEIMKEMQQDMDEKMDVLINNQKNNKLPFQNQAKEQQKFWQLGKMDKGSQAMITEEPDGVLLARDKNVVPPKPTRNPLESLHPCQSCCETFTPCLGAFFTLVVWSCFLIYLYFNFAEVEHVLPT, from the exons ATGTCAGCCAAGAATGCAGAACTGAAGAAAACTAACCTG AAAAAGAACTGCAAGGCTGTTTGCATGGAACCGAAGCTGACACAA ATATATGATTTCAAAGGATTTAAACAAGAAGGGCTACTCATCAGAAAAGGGATGACTCGGGAGCTGAAG AACGAACTCAGGGAGGTGAGAGAACAACTCACGGAAAAAATGGAAGAGATAAAACAG ATAAAGGATATAATGGACAAAGATTTTGATAAACTTTATGAGTTTGTGGAAATTATGAAG GAAATGCAGCAGGATATGGACGAAAAGATGGATGTTTTAATTAATAATCAGAAGAACAACAAGCT TCCCTTTCAAAACCAAGCCAAGGAGCAGCAGAAATTCTGGCAGCTAGGAAAGATGGACAAAGGCTCCCAGGCCATGATCACAGAAGAACCCGATGGAGTACTATTGGCTCGTGACAAGAATGTGGTGCCACCAAAACCAACGAGGAATCCACTGGAGTCCCTCCATCCATGTCAGAGTTGCTGC GAGACCTTCACACCATGCCTGGGTGCCTTTTTCACCCTTGTCGTCTGGAGCTGCTTTCTAATTTATCTGTACTTCAACTTTGCCGAGGTGGAGCATGTGCTGCCCACCTAG
- the Tex35 gene encoding testis-expressed protein 35 isoform X1, translating to MSAKNAELKKTNLKKNCKAVCMEPKLTQIYDFKGFKQEGLLIRKGMTRELKNELREVREQLTEKMEEIKQIKDIMDKDFDKLYEFVEIMKEMQQDMDEKMDVLINNQKNNKLPFQNQAKEQQKFWQLGKMDKGSQAMITEEPDGVLLARDKNVVPPKPTRNPLESLHPCQSCCQETFTPCLGAFFTLVVWSCFLIYLYFNFAEVEHVLPT from the exons ATGTCAGCCAAGAATGCAGAACTGAAGAAAACTAACCTG AAAAAGAACTGCAAGGCTGTTTGCATGGAACCGAAGCTGACACAA ATATATGATTTCAAAGGATTTAAACAAGAAGGGCTACTCATCAGAAAAGGGATGACTCGGGAGCTGAAG AACGAACTCAGGGAGGTGAGAGAACAACTCACGGAAAAAATGGAAGAGATAAAACAG ATAAAGGATATAATGGACAAAGATTTTGATAAACTTTATGAGTTTGTGGAAATTATGAAG GAAATGCAGCAGGATATGGACGAAAAGATGGATGTTTTAATTAATAATCAGAAGAACAACAAGCT TCCCTTTCAAAACCAAGCCAAGGAGCAGCAGAAATTCTGGCAGCTAGGAAAGATGGACAAAGGCTCCCAGGCCATGATCACAGAAGAACCCGATGGAGTACTATTGGCTCGTGACAAGAATGTGGTGCCACCAAAACCAACGAGGAATCCACTGGAGTCCCTCCATCCATGTCAGAGTTGCTGC CAGGAGACCTTCACACCATGCCTGGGTGCCTTTTTCACCCTTGTCGTCTGGAGCTGCTTTCTAATTTATCTGTACTTCAACTTTGCCGAGGTGGAGCATGTGCTGCCCACCTAG
- the Tex35 gene encoding testis-expressed protein 35 isoform X7, translated as MEPKLTQIYDFKGFKQEGLLIRKGMTRELKNELREVREQLTEKMEEIKQIKDIMDKDFDKLYEFVEIMKEMQQDMDEKMDVLINNQKNNKLPFQNQAKEQQKFWQLGKMDKGSQAMITEEPDGVLLARDKNVVPPKPTRNPLESLHPCQSCCEKCLLCALKTNRNQGRRPSHHAWVPFSPLSSGAAF; from the exons ATGGAACCGAAGCTGACACAA ATATATGATTTCAAAGGATTTAAACAAGAAGGGCTACTCATCAGAAAAGGGATGACTCGGGAGCTGAAG AACGAACTCAGGGAGGTGAGAGAACAACTCACGGAAAAAATGGAAGAGATAAAACAG ATAAAGGATATAATGGACAAAGATTTTGATAAACTTTATGAGTTTGTGGAAATTATGAAG GAAATGCAGCAGGATATGGACGAAAAGATGGATGTTTTAATTAATAATCAGAAGAACAACAAGCT TCCCTTTCAAAACCAAGCCAAGGAGCAGCAGAAATTCTGGCAGCTAGGAAAGATGGACAAAGGCTCCCAGGCCATGATCACAGAAGAACCCGATGGAGTACTATTGGCTCGTGACAAGAATGTGGTGCCACCAAAACCAACGAGGAATCCACTGGAGTCCCTCCATCCATGTCAGAGTTGCTGC gagAAATGTTTGTTGTGTGCCCTAAAGACCAACCGCAATCAGGG CAGGAGACCTTCACACCATGCCTGGGTGCCTTTTTCACCCTTGTCGTCTGGAGCTGCTTTCTAA
- the Tex35 gene encoding testis-expressed protein 35 isoform X8, translating to MEPKLTQIYDFKGFKQEGLLIRKGMTRELKNELREVREQLTEKMEEIKQIKDIMDKDFDKLYEFVEIMKEMQQDMDEKMDVLINNQKNNKLPFQNQAKEQQKFWQLGKMDKGSQAMITEEPDGVLLARDKNVVPPKPTRNPLESLHPCQSCCEKCLLCALKTNRNQGRPSHHAWVPFSPLSSGAAF from the exons ATGGAACCGAAGCTGACACAA ATATATGATTTCAAAGGATTTAAACAAGAAGGGCTACTCATCAGAAAAGGGATGACTCGGGAGCTGAAG AACGAACTCAGGGAGGTGAGAGAACAACTCACGGAAAAAATGGAAGAGATAAAACAG ATAAAGGATATAATGGACAAAGATTTTGATAAACTTTATGAGTTTGTGGAAATTATGAAG GAAATGCAGCAGGATATGGACGAAAAGATGGATGTTTTAATTAATAATCAGAAGAACAACAAGCT TCCCTTTCAAAACCAAGCCAAGGAGCAGCAGAAATTCTGGCAGCTAGGAAAGATGGACAAAGGCTCCCAGGCCATGATCACAGAAGAACCCGATGGAGTACTATTGGCTCGTGACAAGAATGTGGTGCCACCAAAACCAACGAGGAATCCACTGGAGTCCCTCCATCCATGTCAGAGTTGCTGC gagAAATGTTTGTTGTGTGCCCTAAAGACCAACCGCAATCAGGG GAGACCTTCACACCATGCCTGGGTGCCTTTTTCACCCTTGTCGTCTGGAGCTGCTTTCTAA
- the Tex35 gene encoding testis-expressed protein 35 isoform X3, whose translation MSAKNAELKKTNLKKNCKAVCMEPKLTQIYDFKGFKQEGLLIRKGMTRELKNELREVREQLTEKMEEIKQIKDIMDKDFDKLYEFVEIMKEMQQDMDEKMDVLINNQKNNKLPFQNQAKEQQKFWQLGKMDKGSQAMITEEPDGVLLARDKNVVPPKPTRNPLESLHPCQSCCEKCLLCALKTNRNQGRRPSHHAWVPFSPLSSGAAF comes from the exons ATGTCAGCCAAGAATGCAGAACTGAAGAAAACTAACCTG AAAAAGAACTGCAAGGCTGTTTGCATGGAACCGAAGCTGACACAA ATATATGATTTCAAAGGATTTAAACAAGAAGGGCTACTCATCAGAAAAGGGATGACTCGGGAGCTGAAG AACGAACTCAGGGAGGTGAGAGAACAACTCACGGAAAAAATGGAAGAGATAAAACAG ATAAAGGATATAATGGACAAAGATTTTGATAAACTTTATGAGTTTGTGGAAATTATGAAG GAAATGCAGCAGGATATGGACGAAAAGATGGATGTTTTAATTAATAATCAGAAGAACAACAAGCT TCCCTTTCAAAACCAAGCCAAGGAGCAGCAGAAATTCTGGCAGCTAGGAAAGATGGACAAAGGCTCCCAGGCCATGATCACAGAAGAACCCGATGGAGTACTATTGGCTCGTGACAAGAATGTGGTGCCACCAAAACCAACGAGGAATCCACTGGAGTCCCTCCATCCATGTCAGAGTTGCTGC gagAAATGTTTGTTGTGTGCCCTAAAGACCAACCGCAATCAGGG CAGGAGACCTTCACACCATGCCTGGGTGCCTTTTTCACCCTTGTCGTCTGGAGCTGCTTTCTAA
- the Tex35 gene encoding testis-expressed protein 35 isoform X4: MSAKNAELKKTNLKKNCKAVCMEPKLTQIYDFKGFKQEGLLIRKGMTRELKNELREVREQLTEKMEEIKQIKDIMDKDFDKLYEFVEIMKEMQQDMDEKMDVLINNQKNNKLPFQNQAKEQQKFWQLGKMDKGSQAMITEEPDGVLLARDKNVVPPKPTRNPLESLHPCQSCCEKCLLCALKTNRNQGRPSHHAWVPFSPLSSGAAF, translated from the exons ATGTCAGCCAAGAATGCAGAACTGAAGAAAACTAACCTG AAAAAGAACTGCAAGGCTGTTTGCATGGAACCGAAGCTGACACAA ATATATGATTTCAAAGGATTTAAACAAGAAGGGCTACTCATCAGAAAAGGGATGACTCGGGAGCTGAAG AACGAACTCAGGGAGGTGAGAGAACAACTCACGGAAAAAATGGAAGAGATAAAACAG ATAAAGGATATAATGGACAAAGATTTTGATAAACTTTATGAGTTTGTGGAAATTATGAAG GAAATGCAGCAGGATATGGACGAAAAGATGGATGTTTTAATTAATAATCAGAAGAACAACAAGCT TCCCTTTCAAAACCAAGCCAAGGAGCAGCAGAAATTCTGGCAGCTAGGAAAGATGGACAAAGGCTCCCAGGCCATGATCACAGAAGAACCCGATGGAGTACTATTGGCTCGTGACAAGAATGTGGTGCCACCAAAACCAACGAGGAATCCACTGGAGTCCCTCCATCCATGTCAGAGTTGCTGC gagAAATGTTTGTTGTGTGCCCTAAAGACCAACCGCAATCAGGG GAGACCTTCACACCATGCCTGGGTGCCTTTTTCACCCTTGTCGTCTGGAGCTGCTTTCTAA
- the LOC110296300 gene encoding putative C-type lectin domain family 20 member A, with translation MLSAWLLLSLCTIAFQLVSNSKTFYRVDEPRTWKEAMWYCQEHYTDLADLQSMNNLVSIMVVYSYTSSIHAWIGLFYDVRISGLSWSSGSIFTMPTWTTTMPVFRDGLCATLYSWYSLPALGAASCTNQKPFICYLDPAIGHRTSVVSPVKDLTTLPEEAEVKIGGQTFIRIKQTMTWLSALNYCRNHYTDLADLQRVTNEDKEALKFIINDDDAWIGLYFNVKIKNLTWSSDQGSSIPEWLQDLPIFGQGLCAGLRTFANHPPQIYAVLCPKLKPFICFYGM, from the exons ATGCTGTCTGCATGGCTGTTACTCTCCCTCTGCACAATAG ccttccagCTGGTGAGCAACAGCAAGACCTTCTATCGAGTGGATGAGCCTCGGACCTGGAAAGAGGCCATGTGGTATTGCCAGGAACATTACACAGACCTTGCCGACCTGCAGAGCATGAACAACCTCGTGAGCATCATGGTAGTCTACTCCTACACCAGCAGCATCCACGCGTGGATCGGCCTCTTCTATGATGTGCGCATCTCTGGCCTGAGCTGGTCTAGTGGCTCCATCTTTACTATGCCAACATGGACTACTACGATGCCTGTCTTCCGGGATGGACTCTGTGCTACTCTGTATTCATGGTACAGTCTACCTGCCCTGGGAGCTGCCTCCTGTACAAACCAGAAGCCCTTCATTTGCTATTTAG ACCCTGCTATAGGACACCGCACCTCCGTGGTGTCCCCTGTCAAGGAcctgaccactcttccagaggaag CTGAGGTCAAGATTGGTGGACAGACCTTCATTCGGATTAAACAAACCATGACATGGCTCTCGGCTCTGAACTACTGTCGCAACCACTACACAGACCTGGCCGATCTGCAGAGAGTGACCAACGAGGACAAAGAAGCTCTCAAGTTCATCATAAATGATGATGATGCCTGGATTGGCCTCTACTTCAATGTAAAGATCAAAAATCTGACCTGGTCCAGTGATCAGGGTTCCAGCATCCCTGAGTGGCTACAGGACTTGCCTATCTTTGGTCAAGGACTGTGTGCAGGACTCCGTACCTTTGCAAATCATCCACCTCAGATTTATGCTGTTCTTTGTCCTAAACTGAAACCTTTTATCTGTTTCTATGGTATGTGA
- the LOC115031527 gene encoding putative C-type lectin domain family 20 member A: MVSTSPLAASEHSGETKERATESSSVLGSSAEIQNWPNASAVWSLDTSTETAGSLPGTTTAMTTIESDTYKGDTATTTQAQHLSSPNYPESEKKPAASESGSMFPAHSFGILKADFTIPTTRDPEEMKDQLLSEARGPEFEPKNT, from the exons ATGGTTTCAACAAGTCCTCTGGCCGCCTCTGAACATTCAGGAG AGACCAAAGAGCGAGCTACAGAGTCATCATCTGTCTTAGGGAGCTCAGCAGAGATCCAAAATTGGCCCAATGCTTCTGCAGTCTGGAGCCTGGACACCAGCACTGAGACAGCTGGGAGCCTGCCAGGAACTACTACAG CTATGACCACTATAGAGAGTGACACATATAAAGGAGACACAGCTACCACCACTCAGGCTCAACATTTAAGCTCACCTAACTACCCAGAGTCTGAAAAGAAACCAGCAGCATCAGAATCAG GTAGCATGTTTCCAGCGCACTCCTTTGGAATCTTGAAAGCAGATTTTACCATCCCAACAACGAGGGAtccagaagaaatgaaagaccaGCTTTTGAGTGAG GCacgaggacctgaatttgagccGAAAAACACGTAA